Within the Maribacter sp. BPC-D8 genome, the region TATAGGGATAAGTTTCTTCAGCGGATTACAACGTTTGTTTGATTTTTACGGATTCGAATTAAGTAAGCTTAACGGATTGGTTACTTTAAAAAAACGCTTTGATGTGAAGTTAGAGGAAATCAAGGTGAATCCTTCAGACATTCATTTAGATAGCGATCATGATTTACTTTCGCTAAAATTGGGTCACGATACTATATTTACTTCTAATGGTGGTAATTTAATACAGAGCCTAACCTTAAAAGAGCTTGCAAAAGAATTAAAATCATAAATTACAGTCATGTTCGAGCATTATTTTCAATGTCCGTATTGCTGGGAAGAAGTATCTATGCTTCTTGATCCTTCCGTTTCACAACAGACCTATGTTGAAGATTGCGAGGTATGTTGTAACCCGATAGAGGTTACTCCGCAGTTTCAAGAAAATGAGCTTATCGGTTTTGATGTTCAGAGTATAGAACAGTAATTATTCTGGTATTGCAATTTTACCACCAAATGTATCATCTTTATCTACAGATTTTGGTTTGCCGTACACGGTAATCGACCCACCCGCTTTTACTTTAGCAATGACAGCTTCACTAGCATAAACTTCAGCACTACCACCAGATAGTACAATTACAGTACTACTTTTGGTCTTTAGACCTTTATTTAAAAGTCTACCTCCGGTATTAATCATTACTTCTTGATTGCCGCTAGTGCCAGATAATTTTATTTCGCTACCACTTATGCTTTTCGCAGAAATATTATTGTAAGCGATATTTAAGGTGATGGTACTGGCATCTTGTGCCTCAATAGCAAGGTCTGTACCAATGACTAATCCTGTAGAAATAATACGAGAGTTCTTATTTGCATCAATAACCGAAAGTGCTTCAGTATAGAAAAGTTTAATGTTTAATATGGAGTTCAATACAGATTCGCCCGAGCACATTTTCAATCGTAAACGACCGTCGTTTTCGGTTATGCTCAAATCTTTTTTGTTCTCTGCAGCTATTTCAATTTTATTCTCTTCGCCC harbors:
- a CDS encoding CPXCG motif-containing cysteine-rich protein, yielding MFEHYFQCPYCWEEVSMLLDPSVSQQTYVEDCEVCCNPIEVTPQFQENELIGFDVQSIEQ
- a CDS encoding head GIN domain-containing protein, with the translated sequence MRLILLFTCICFYTLTTVAQSVATIPLEKYRELRVYDRISVTLVKGEENKIEIAAENKKDLSITENDGRLRLKMCSGESVLNSILNIKLFYTEALSVIDANKNSRIISTGLVIGTDLAIEAQDASTITLNIAYNNISAKSISGSEIKLSGTSGNQEVMINTGGRLLNKGLKTKSSTVIVLSGGSAEVYASEAVIAKVKAGGSITVYGKPKSVDKDDTFGGKIAIPE